AACGAGTGATAGAAGACAACCTGGACGACCCGAATCTGGCGGGCCGGGTGGGTACCTTCGCGGGGGCGCTCAAGGAAGCCACCCGTCTTGTGGGATGAGCGGAAAAATTTCCGGAGCATAACGCACCGACCCCTGGCGCCGCCTGTGGCTCACGCGGCGGGCCTCCGGAGCGTCCGACCATCTCCCAAGAGGCTTTCTGCAAATACCCTTCACCCTTCTGAGGACGGGGTGTCCGTTTTTCTTCCACCTTGTTCCCAAGCTGGAGCTTGGGAACAAGGTGGAATTCTATTTCCCCTCCCCCTGTGAGGACCTGACGACTTCACTCCCGATCGCCTGTTAACGGAACAAGGTGGAATTCTATTTCCCCTCCCCTTGTGGGAGGGGACTAAGGGGAGGGGGAGAGGGGGATTTTTTGACTTTCCCCTCGTTCCCAAAAGCTCTGGCTTGGGAACGGTCTCATGGGAATCGAAGCTGGAGCTTCTGCACAGTTGTGTTCCCAAGCTGGAGCTTGGGAACAAGGTGGAACCGGGCCGGCGCCTAAGGGGTTCCGCTGCGATGGGAAAGGCCATCCGCCCATGCTTGGACCGGCATCCAGCGACGCAGGGCGTTCAGGAGCATGGCATCGAGGGTGTCGAAAATCCGGCGGCTGAATCCTCCGTGGCTCATCCCTGAGCCGAAAAGCCGTGCGCGGAGGGCGTCCACGGTGGGGTTGACACTCTGGAGTTTGGAAAGATTCGCGTTTTGCCCCGCCGCCTTTTCTTCCAAGAGGAGTCGTTTCGCTTCCTGACAGAAATCGGCCACATCCCGCTGGATCTGCACCGCCGGTTTTCGCCAGGCGTCCACGGGCTTATCCGAAAGGTCCAGACTGCTGATTTCGCGGCAGAGAAACCGAAGCGACACGGCAAGGGTTCCGTATTCCAAGCCGCGGATGCCGCGCTGCCACTGGAGGAGCCAAGATCGGCGCCAGCTCCAGAGGAGGTTTTCTTCGCCGAAGCGGATGAGTTCTTCGGCTTCGCGGTGAGCCGCTTCGAGCCGTTCCAGGGTTTCACGGCAAGGGCGGGCGGTTTCGGGGAAGGCGTCCGGTTCGGCGGCGTATTGCCCCGGGTTTTTCAAAGGGAGGTGTGCCGCCGCTTGTTGGTCGAGGTATTGGAGTAGGTTCGCGAAGAGGCGGTTTCCCCAGAGATCTCCGGGGGTTTCCAGGTGAGGATACGAAAGGACCAGGCGGCCTTTGCCGCGTTCGACCTCGATCACGGCCGGGTGCCCCAAAATCCGCCGGGGATCCAGGTTGATCCCGTAGCTCTTTTCCCACACTTCCCAACGGGTTTTGGAATCGCGGCAGGCGTCGATGGGAAGGTCCGCCACCCGGAAGTCGCGACCCGGTCGCTCGTAGACCGCGAGGGTGCCACAGGCCGCCGCCGATGGATTCCGGAACTGGGACGGCCACCAGATGGAAACCGGAAGCGATGGGGGCAGGTCCTGCCAGGCGGAGTGGTCGGTTCGACCGCGGATGATGACTTCGCCGCTCGCGTTCGGGAGGCGTTCCGAGAGCGGCAATCGTTCCAGAGGCACCAGTCCCAGCGACGGCGGGCTCGCCAGCGCCAGTCCCGCGCCGCCGCAAAAACCCAGGTAGCTGCCTCCGCCGTCAACGAAACGCGCGACGGCCGTTCGGCCTTGCCGGCCCAGAGCCTTGACCTTGTGGGCGGCCCAGCCGCCGGGAACGATGAGCACGCGGAAGTCGCCGAGCGCTCCCGAAGCGATCTCTTGGGCGCTCAAGACCCGAAACGGCACATCGAGCGATTTCAGGGTTTCGACGCAGATCAAACCCCAGACCAGCGACTGGTCCCATAAAAGGCCTGCGGGAAAGGGGATGTGAGAGCGGCTGTCCGGGCGGCCTTCCTCTGTCACGGGGTACCTTTGTCTTCGCCTTCGATCTGAATAAAGCCGGCATCCTTGAGCGTCGCGATCCCGCCCTGCAGGCTCGCCGCATCTTCATGGCCTGCTTTTCGAAGCTGCAGCAGGGCTTGATAGGATCGAACACCGGTATTGCACACCACGATCAGCCGCTTGCCTTGCGGGACGGCCTCCAGCCGCCGGTCCAGGGTTTCCTGAGGGATGTTGATCCACCGGTCGCCGAAGCGTGCAACGAACGGGGCGGCGTCCTGCGGCCCCCGCACGTCCAGACAGACCACGTCGTCACAGGGTTCGGAAAGAAAGCATTTTTCGAATTCTTCCAAGTCCATGGTTCGGTTGAAGCCGTCCAGGATGTTTTCCGCGGTGTTGGCCACGGCGTTCAAAATGTCCATGGCCGAAGCGTAGGGCGGCGAGTAGGCCAGTTCTACATTGGACAGGTCTTCGATGGTCGCTTTTTGAGGCAGCATGGCCGCCACTGTGTCGATTCGGGCGACCACCGCATCGCCGTTTTTCCCGATCCCCTGGATGCCGAGAATCCGGCGTGTTTTACGGTCGAAGATCAAATCCAGGGTCATGAGCTCGCGGCTGGGATAGAAATGGGCCCGATCGGTCTGAACCACCAGGGCGTGGTCCGCATCGAAACCTTCTTTCCGCGCGGCCCGCAACGTGAGTCCCGCAGCGGCCACCGTTGTTTCGAAGATCTTCACCACAAAACTCCCCACGGAGCCTTCGAAAACCGCCGATCCTCCCGCGATGTTGGTCCCGATGATCCGTCCTTGGCGGTTGGCCAGCGATCCTTGAGGGAAATAGAACGGTTTCCCCGTGATCCGGTGTAGGACTTCGATGCAGTCGCCTCCCGCGTAGATGTCGGGATCCGATGTCTGGAGCTTTCCGTTCACCAGGATGCCGCCTCGAAGCGAAACCAGGAGTCCCGCGTCGGCGGCCAGGCGGGAATTGGGGCGGACGCCCACGGCGGTGATCACCAGGTCGGTTTCCAGGGTGCGTGCCGACGTCTTCACCCGGAGCGGGTGGTCTCCGTCTGATGTCGCGATTTCCTGGACGGTTTCGCCGCAGTGAAAGGTGACGCCGTGTTCTTCCATGTGCCTTTGGACCATGCGGGCAAAGTCGGGGTCCAAAGCGCCCGGAAGCACCTGGTCGGCGATTTCGACCACCGTGGCTTCCACGCCCCAAAGATCTGTGAGCGCTTCGGCCATTTCGCAGCCGATGGCGCCCGCTCCCACGATCACCGCCCGGTCCACGCCGCCCTGGGCGATTCGGTCTTTCACGGCCTTTGCGGCATGCAGGTCCGTCACCGCCGTGACCCCCGGGAGATCGGCCCCGGGAACCGGAAGCCGGTTGGGGACGCTGCCGGTGGCGAGCACCAACGTGTCGTAAGCCAGGTCTTCTTCCTTTCCGGTATCCAGGTCCCGGAGTCGCACTGCTTTGGCTTTACGGTCGATGGAAACCGCTTCGGTTCGCGTGCGGACGTGGACGCCCTTGGCGTCCCGGAAAAACTCTGGCGTCCGAAGCATGTGAAAACTGGTCTTCATAAGTTCCGACAGGTCGGTCACTTCGCCCGAAATGTAATAGGGTATGCCGCAGCCGCCGTAAGAAATGAATTCGTCCCGGTCGACCATCACCACGTCCCAATCCGGTTGGAGCCGCTTGATGCGGCAGGCGGCCTTGGGTCCGAGAGCCACGGCTCCGATGATTACCACTCGCTTGGTGTCCATGAGAGCATTTCCTTTTCTGAATGTGCGCCGCGCAGACAAGGCGGTCGACGCGTCAATCGTTTCCGAAGCCCCGAACGGCGCCGCAGTCGGGGCAGGTCCACGTTATGCCGTTACAGGTCATCCCCCACAAGTTTTCTTCCATGCAGTACGGGCATATCATGAAGCCGCACGGACATGTCCAGCAGAAAGGCTGCGGCCGGCCGCATATGGTGCAGACGTATTCATGCTTCCTTCGGCGCCGATGCCTCGAGGTTTCAGGCGTGCGCGATTCCATCCCACCGTCCGTGCTCATGCGGGAATCCTCTTCCGCCTCCCGACGCTCAGATCATGCAGCGGGATCAGAATGTCGGCCATCTGCCGGATTTTCTGAGCACTGTCGTAAGCGGCGATGGCGTCCGTATGCACGCCGGGCGCTACCGCCGGACCGGTTTCCGGAAAGTTCTTGGCGTTACAGCAGAATCCCGTGATGATCGCCCGTCCCGCTCTGGTGTTTACGGAAACGGACTGGCCTCCCGGCGTGTGCCCCGGAGTGAAAATCAGGTCGATACCCTCTCGCAGGGATACGTCCCCGTCGACGACTTCCACCTTCAATCCGTCCAGAAGATCCGGATAGTAGCGGTGATCGATGGGGTGTGGGTTCTTGAAGAATTCGTATTCCTTTTCCTGAACCAAGATGGTCGCGTTGGAGCATTGATAGTCGTTTTCGCAATGATCGTTATGAAGGTGGGTGTGGATGATGAGGTCGATGTCTTCGGGCTTGAGGCCCACCGTCGCCAAGGCGTCTTCGAATGCCAAGATTTCCAGCCCGTTTTCCCGGGCCACCTCGTCGGGCACCATGAACTGCTCGAGGCCCGTGTCCACCAGGATCGTTTCATCGCCGCCTTCAAGGTAGAAGGCGTAGCTCGGAATCCAGATGCGTTTGCCGTAGTCTCGGAGGTAGGTCATGATGCCCTGGTCCGTCTCGTTGGCTCCGATGGTGAGCGGTCGAATGACATATTCGCGCATATCGTTTCCTTTCGTTCGCGGGAACGGGTCGTCGATCCGGACGGGAATCTGAACGCATCTCGGTGCTAAAACATTCCAACGGTGATTTCAAGTCTCCCGAACCGCTCCCCTTGAAAAAGCTTGCAGGAGCCGGCTTGTTGAAAAAGCTTGTAGGAGCCGGCTTGCCGGCGATCCACAAGACCGCCGGTCGCGGCCAAGGCCGTTCCTGCAACACTGCAGTTGCTTTCCGCGGCAGGCATCCTGGATGGCCTTGGAACTTTCATGGGGCTTCAGCCGCCGCCTTGGTCCGCCTTCTTTCGTTCCAACAGCCAATCGATGATTTTGTTGGGGTCCGGAGGCGGAAGTTCTCTTTCGGATTCGGCCGGGAATGTGAAGACTTCGGCTGATTGCCTTGGCGCGCGGTTTTCCGATTCCATTTGGTGCCCGATACCCGCGTCTCCACCGCTCCATCCCAAGAAAGGCGGGTTCGGCCAAGATTCGAAAGGGAAACGGTCGGCGCCGTCCAGTCCGAGCACGGATTTTGGGTTCGCAGGGTCTGCAGGTGGGGGCGAAGCGGAAGGGGGCTCCGCCGTTTCGAAGGTTTTGGGAAAGATGTGTGGGGATGACGGGCCGACCTTCGCCGGGGGTATCGGTTTTATCAGCATTGGAAGAGTGTCGTGAAGGCCGTCGCTCTGGTGTGACTCTGCCCCGGAATCAGGCACGCCAATGGCGTTCGGCTTTGCGGCGTCTTCTTGCGGCCCGATCCATTCGGCGAACCTTTCGCCGACGAAACGTCTCCACGCCTTTCCATACGGTGACCAGAAGATCACAGCGACCGCAAGGCTTGCCAAAA
This is a stretch of genomic DNA from Desulfoglaeba alkanexedens ALDC. It encodes these proteins:
- a CDS encoding BPL-N domain-containing protein, with the protein product MTEEGRPDSRSHIPFPAGLLWDQSLVWGLICVETLKSLDVPFRVLSAQEIASGALGDFRVLIVPGGWAAHKVKALGRQGRTAVARFVDGGGSYLGFCGGAGLALASPPSLGLVPLERLPLSERLPNASGEVIIRGRTDHSAWQDLPPSLPVSIWWPSQFRNPSAAACGTLAVYERPGRDFRVADLPIDACRDSKTRWEVWEKSYGINLDPRRILGHPAVIEVERGKGRLVLSYPHLETPGDLWGNRLFANLLQYLDQQAAAHLPLKNPGQYAAEPDAFPETARPCRETLERLEAAHREAEELIRFGEENLLWSWRRSWLLQWQRGIRGLEYGTLAVSLRFLCREISSLDLSDKPVDAWRKPAVQIQRDVADFCQEAKRLLLEEKAAGQNANLSKLQSVNPTVDALRARLFGSGMSHGGFSRRIFDTLDAMLLNALRRWMPVQAWADGLSHRSGTP
- a CDS encoding FAD-dependent oxidoreductase; the encoded protein is MDTKRVVIIGAVALGPKAACRIKRLQPDWDVVMVDRDEFISYGGCGIPYYISGEVTDLSELMKTSFHMLRTPEFFRDAKGVHVRTRTEAVSIDRKAKAVRLRDLDTGKEEDLAYDTLVLATGSVPNRLPVPGADLPGVTAVTDLHAAKAVKDRIAQGGVDRAVIVGAGAIGCEMAEALTDLWGVEATVVEIADQVLPGALDPDFARMVQRHMEEHGVTFHCGETVQEIATSDGDHPLRVKTSARTLETDLVITAVGVRPNSRLAADAGLLVSLRGGILVNGKLQTSDPDIYAGGDCIEVLHRITGKPFYFPQGSLANRQGRIIGTNIAGGSAVFEGSVGSFVVKIFETTVAAAGLTLRAARKEGFDADHALVVQTDRAHFYPSRELMTLDLIFDRKTRRILGIQGIGKNGDAVVARIDTVAAMLPQKATIEDLSNVELAYSPPYASAMDILNAVANTAENILDGFNRTMDLEEFEKCFLSEPCDDVVCLDVRGPQDAAPFVARFGDRWINIPQETLDRRLEAVPQGKRLIVVCNTGVRSYQALLQLRKAGHEDAASLQGGIATLKDAGFIQIEGEDKGTP
- a CDS encoding N-acyl homoserine lactonase family protein, which gives rise to MREYVIRPLTIGANETDQGIMTYLRDYGKRIWIPSYAFYLEGGDETILVDTGLEQFMVPDEVARENGLEILAFEDALATVGLKPEDIDLIIHTHLHNDHCENDYQCSNATILVQEKEYEFFKNPHPIDHRYYPDLLDGLKVEVVDGDVSLREGIDLIFTPGHTPGGQSVSVNTRAGRAIITGFCCNAKNFPETGPAVAPGVHTDAIAAYDSAQKIRQMADILIPLHDLSVGRRKRIPA